One genomic region from Phragmites australis chromosome 1, lpPhrAust1.1, whole genome shotgun sequence encodes:
- the LOC133923787 gene encoding gibberellin 2-beta-dioxygenase 3-like yields MAASTSAAATAMSEPTVGGRALPGPPPPTPSNHHPLPSSAAAGGTDAALSAFLHRMLLSSPVPQLRSPTAARSQAPPSLPPVVSLDDPEPRALRDAADVGYFHLAGHGVPSELPSSALAELSQIDASACRESNLRTLGFTEEEEEEDADGGAEDPAVVFDACEGEMDTLPAAAEYARRMRDVGMRVVALLSGCPDGGFRDEPFAEGRRKARCLVWASRVSAGETAPPASEKAKAYPYVVGLHCQWEASGQEPAPSSWVMDDGGAWTAVGARDGALLVTIGDIAQVWSNGKFKKVRGIARPTSAPKDAEHGEPDRLSVTVLITLSLDNVVSPLVPFSDAVGEDSRDDEVDGAGGDEDGWTFHSFLLEDYAWRVYHQRLQFKDPLVRYRI; encoded by the exons ATGGCCGcatccacctccgccgccgccaccgccatgtCTGAACCCACCGTTGGAGGGAGAGCACTCCCAGGCCCTCCTCCGCCAACGCCGTCGAACCACCACCCGCTCCCCTCGTCCGCAGCCGCTGGGGGCACAGACGCCGCGCTCTCCGCTTTCCTGCACCGCATGCTCCTCTCCTCCCCGGTCCCGCAGCTCCGCTCGCCGACCGCCGCTCGGTCGCAGGCGCCGCCCTCACTGCCTCCTGTCGTCTCGCTCGACGATCCTGAACCGCGCGCCCTCCGCGACGCCGCCGACGTGGGCTACTTCCACCTCGCCGGCCACGGCGTCCCATCCGAACTACCGTCCTCCGCGCTCGCCGAGCTCTCTCAAATCGACGCGTCCGCGTGCCGCGAGTCGAATCTTCGCACGCTCGGCttcacggaggaggaggaggaggaggatgcggaCGGCGGCGCCGAAGACCCCGCCGTGGTGTTCGACGCCTGCGAGGGGGAGATGGACACGCTCCCGGCGGCGGCAGAGTACGCGCGGCGGATGAGGGACGTGGGCATGCGGGTGGTGGCGCTGCTGTCCGGGTGCCCCGACGGGGGTTTCCGAGACGAGCCGTTCGCGGAGGGCAGGAGGAAGGCGAGGTGCCTGGTGTGGGCCTCTAGAGTCTCCGCTGGCGAGACGGCGCCTCCGGCCTCCGAGAAGGCGAAGGCGTACCCGTACGTCGTGGGCCTTCACTGCCAGTGGGAGGCGTCCGGCCAGGAACCGGCGCCGTCGAGCTGGGTGATGGACGACGGCGGCGCGTGGACAGCCGTGGGCGCGCGTGACGGCGCGCTCCTGGTCACCATCGGCGACATTGCCCAG GTGTGGAGCAATGGCAAGTTCAAGAAGGTGAGAGGGATTGCTCGCCCCACTTCCGCACCCAAGGACGCGGAGCACGGCGAGCCTGACCGCTTGTCGGTGACCGTCCTCATCACTCTGTCTCTAGACAATGTCGTCTCGCCGTTGGTCCCGTTCTCAGATGCCGTCGGCGAAGACAGCCGCGACGACGAAGTGGATGGTGCCGGCGGGGATGAGGATGGGTGGACGTTCCACTCGTTCTTACTGGAGGACTACGCGTGGAGGGTTTATCACCAGCGGCTTCAATTCAAGGATCCGCTGGTCCGGTACCGGATATGA